Proteins from a single region of Rhodovibrio salinarum DSM 9154:
- a CDS encoding type 1 glutamine amidotransferase domain-containing protein: MAQQDPRIAIVLTSHDTLGDTGKATGFHYEELAAPYWVFVDAGYTVDIASIQGGEPPHDPSSLPDTPAEQPGSVARFRDDGEACAKLRQTMRVGDLDPAAYAGIFLAGGHGAMWDFPDNADLGRLLSSAHAQGRILGAVCHGPAGLIAAKRSDGSPLIKGVRLNAFTDAEEQQVGLSTVVPFLLESRLKELGARFEKSSPFRGCAVHDQGFVTGQNPRSSRAVAERLLTVIAEAGTETAA, translated from the coding sequence ATACGGGTAAGGCGACCGGCTTCCATTACGAGGAGCTGGCCGCGCCTTATTGGGTGTTCGTGGATGCTGGCTACACGGTGGATATCGCCTCGATTCAGGGCGGTGAGCCGCCGCACGACCCAAGTTCACTGCCTGACACGCCAGCGGAGCAGCCGGGCAGTGTCGCGCGGTTCCGTGACGACGGCGAGGCATGCGCGAAGCTGCGCCAGACGATGCGTGTCGGGGATCTCGATCCGGCGGCTTATGCCGGGATTTTCCTGGCTGGCGGTCACGGCGCGATGTGGGACTTCCCGGACAACGCCGATCTGGGACGCCTGCTCAGCTCGGCCCATGCCCAAGGGCGCATTCTGGGGGCGGTCTGTCACGGTCCGGCCGGTCTGATCGCCGCCAAGCGCAGTGACGGCAGCCCGCTGATCAAGGGCGTGCGCCTGAACGCCTTCACCGATGCCGAGGAGCAGCAGGTCGGGTTGAGCACCGTCGTTCCGTTCCTGTTGGAGAGTCGGCTGAAGGAGCTTGGTGCGCGGTTCGAGAAGTCCTCGCCGTTCCGTGGTTGCGCCGTCCACGACCAGGGGTTCGTCACTGGCCAAAACCCACGTTCCAGCCGCGCGGTGGCGGAACGCCTGTTAACTGTGATCGCCGAGGCGGGGACGGAGACCGCCGCTTGA
- a CDS encoding Re/Si-specific NAD(P)(+) transhydrogenase subunit alpha → MKIAIPKERRHGEARVAASPDTVKKLLGLPADKVEVAVETGAGDGASIPDDQFKNAGATIAKDYASCVKDADVVFKVRRPIIKGEQGNTDELAPLKKGALLIGNLDPTQSPEAVRAYADAGVEAFAMEFMPRISRAQAMDTLSSQANLAGYRAVIDASAQFKRGFPMMMTAAGTVPPAKVLVMGAGVAGLQAIATARRLGGVVSATDVRPAAKEQVESLGASFVAVEDEEFKEAEAAGGYAKEMSDAYKKKQAELIADTIKKMDVVITTALIPGREAPKLVTADMVKSMKPGSIIVDLAVEQGGNCALSEFDQVVEKNGVTIVGYANWPSRLAVSASSLYARNLFNFLQLMVDKESKQLKVNMDDQLVSGTRLTQDGEVIHERVKDSVPAKGKGGPSGKDGGGSGKAASSDAGKASATKASGTKASGTKTSASKSGTTKSSGGKTSGGSKASGGKASGGNKTGGSTSGGSSANSSGSGAQGKES, encoded by the coding sequence ATGAAGATCGCCATTCCGAAGGAGCGTCGTCACGGCGAAGCCCGTGTCGCAGCCTCGCCGGATACGGTGAAGAAACTGCTAGGCCTGCCGGCCGATAAGGTCGAGGTCGCGGTTGAAACCGGCGCCGGCGACGGCGCATCGATCCCGGACGATCAGTTCAAGAATGCCGGCGCCACGATCGCCAAGGACTACGCGTCCTGCGTCAAGGACGCGGATGTGGTGTTCAAGGTGCGCCGGCCGATCATCAAGGGCGAGCAGGGCAATACCGATGAGCTGGCGCCGCTGAAGAAGGGCGCGCTTTTGATCGGTAACCTCGATCCCACGCAGTCGCCGGAGGCGGTTCGCGCCTACGCCGATGCCGGTGTCGAGGCGTTCGCCATGGAGTTCATGCCGCGGATCTCGCGTGCGCAGGCGATGGACACCCTGTCCAGCCAGGCGAACCTCGCGGGCTATCGCGCGGTGATCGACGCCTCGGCGCAGTTCAAGCGCGGCTTCCCGATGATGATGACCGCTGCGGGCACCGTGCCGCCGGCCAAGGTGCTGGTGATGGGCGCGGGTGTCGCCGGCTTGCAGGCGATCGCCACGGCGCGGCGTCTGGGCGGTGTAGTCTCCGCCACCGACGTCCGGCCGGCCGCCAAGGAGCAGGTGGAAAGCCTGGGGGCCTCCTTCGTCGCGGTCGAGGACGAGGAGTTCAAGGAGGCCGAGGCCGCCGGCGGCTACGCCAAGGAGATGAGCGACGCCTACAAGAAGAAGCAGGCGGAGCTGATCGCCGACACCATCAAGAAGATGGACGTGGTGATCACCACCGCGCTCATCCCCGGCCGGGAAGCGCCCAAGCTGGTCACCGCCGACATGGTGAAATCCATGAAGCCAGGCTCGATCATCGTCGATCTGGCGGTCGAGCAGGGCGGCAACTGCGCGCTGTCCGAGTTCGACCAGGTGGTCGAGAAAAACGGCGTCACGATCGTCGGTTACGCCAACTGGCCGAGCCGCTTGGCCGTCTCCGCGTCCAGCCTGTACGCCCGCAACCTGTTCAACTTCCTGCAGCTGATGGTGGACAAGGAGTCCAAGCAGCTGAAGGTGAACATGGACGACCAACTGGTTTCGGGCACGCGCCTGACCCAGGACGGTGAGGTCATCCACGAGCGGGTGAAGGATTCCGTTCCGGCAAAGGGCAAGGGTGGCCCATCCGGCAAGGACGGCGGCGGCTCCGGTAAGGCGGCGTCCAGCGATGCTGGTAAGGCCTCCGCTACCAAAGCTTCTGGGACCAAAGCTTCCGGAACCAAGACGTCTGCCAGCAAGAGCGGCACGACCAAATCGTCCGGCGGTAAGACCTCCGGGGGCAGCAAGGCCTCCGGTGGCAAGGCGAGTGGCGGCAACAAGACTGGCGGCAGCACGTCGGGCGGGTCGTCCGCGAACAGCTCCGGCAGCGGCGCCCAGGGGAAGGAGAGCTAA
- a CDS encoding NAD(P) transhydrogenase subunit alpha: protein MADSAQEMQSTAERLRELADQLSAKASELAAQAGDLPARAGEAAHQASEASGGHNFMFGLTVFVLAIFVGYHVVWRVTPALHSPLMAVTNAVSSVIIVGALLAAGPEGFDISKGFGLAAVVLASVNIFGGFIVTQRMLSMFKKK, encoded by the coding sequence ATGGCAGACTCCGCACAGGAGATGCAGTCGACGGCTGAGCGCCTGCGCGAACTGGCTGATCAGCTGTCGGCGAAAGCGAGCGAGCTCGCCGCGCAGGCTGGCGATCTGCCAGCGCGTGCCGGCGAGGCCGCGCACCAGGCCAGCGAGGCTAGCGGCGGCCACAATTTCATGTTCGGCCTGACCGTGTTCGTGCTGGCGATTTTCGTCGGCTACCACGTGGTCTGGCGCGTCACGCCGGCGCTGCACTCGCCGCTGATGGCGGTGACCAACGCCGTTTCGTCGGTGATCATCGTCGGCGCGCTGTTGGCTGCCGGCCCGGAGGGGTTCGATATCTCCAAGGGCTTTGGCCTGGCCGCGGTGGTGCTGGCCTCGGTGAACATTTTCGGCGGGTTCATCGTGACGCAGCGCATGCTGTCCATGTTTAAGAAGAAATAG